In one Lolium rigidum isolate FL_2022 chromosome 3, APGP_CSIRO_Lrig_0.1, whole genome shotgun sequence genomic region, the following are encoded:
- the LOC124697187 gene encoding cation/calcium exchanger 1-like, giving the protein MAVLRRLYNKSSHNAAAAGSASLILLLLLVLSLSGGGVRDRRGGILLGSGVEAGDAEEGICEEELLALEGRAARCRYLQSSHPPCGPQGYVDYLVLFYCACGDGQMDLWWSPWLGGATIGLWLLLLFYLLGDTASEYFCASLEGLSAALRLPPAVAGVTLLSLGNGAPDVLSSVVAFASGGAGDGAGDVGLSGALGGALFVSTVVAGLVSILSARRRGGAGDAVVIERRGFVRDVGFLLVALCYLLAILLAGNVTVWSAAAFLSLYAVYVLAVSASHCCPCAAATADNSTSSADHSDDLAAPLLPVVSSKNNKKQQLAAFARQLLAAPLYLPRRLTIPDIAAHRWSRANAVTSALLAPLLLAAVTCPLTPSFLLGAALTGALLAIAAASTTDAVAPPRGRYARLLWLVGGFLMSVLWSYVLARELVSLLVSTGIIAGIPASVLGVTVLAWGNSLGDLVSDVAMATQEGKAGAQTAVAGCYAGPAFNMVVGLGLSMAIAAAGTYPEPYEVPVQASTYVTVGFLVAGLAWALVVLPARGMRLDAVLGAGLLALYLCFLAVRLADAVGVLSLNSFSLAKDTVT; this is encoded by the coding sequence ATGGCTGTCTTGCGCAGGCTGTACAACAAGAGCAGCCacaatgccgccgccgccgggagcgcCTCGTTGATACTGCTGCTCCTGCTCGTCCTCTCCCTCTCCGGCGGCGGGGTTCGAGACAGGCGGGGTGGCATCTTGTTAGGCTCCGGCGTAGAGGCTGGAGATGCAGAGGAGGGGATCTGCGAGGAGGAGCTGCTGGCGCTCGAGGGCCGCGCCGCGCGGTGCCGGTACCTCCAGTCCAGCCACCCGCCGTGCGGGCCGCAGGGGTACGTCGACTACCTCGTGCTCTTCTACTGCGCGTGCGGCGACGGCCAGATGGACCTCTGGTGGTCGCCGTGGCTGGGCGGCGCGACGATCGGGCTCTGGCTGCTCCTGCTCTTCTACCTCCTCGGCGACACCGCGTCCGAGTACTTCTGCGCCTCGCTCGAGGGCCTCTCCGCCGCGCTCCGCCTCCCGCCGGCCGTGGCCGGGGTCACGCTGCTCTCGCTCGGCAACGGCGCGCCCGACGTGCTCTCCAGTGTCGTCGCATTCGCGTCGGGAGGCGCCGGGGACGGGGCGGGGGACGTGGGGCTCAGCGGCGCGCTCGGCGGCGCGCTGTTCGTGTCCACGGTCGTTGCCGGCCTCGTCTCCATCTTGTCCGCTCGCCGCCGCGGAGGCGCGGGGGACGCAGTCGTCATCGAGCGGCGTGGCTTCGTGCGCGACGTGGGATTCCTTCTCGTCGCGCTCTGCTACCTCCTCGCAATCCTACTCGCCGGCAACGTCACTGTCTGGTCCGCCGCGGCCTTCCTCTCCCTCTACGCCGTCTACGTCCTTGCCGTATCGGCCTCGCACTGCTGcccctgcgccgccgccaccgcagacAATAGTACCAGCAGCGCCGATCACTCCGACGACCTCGCCGCCCCGCTTCTCCCCGTCGTCTCATCCAAGAATAATAAGAAGCAACAGCTAGCAGCCTTCGCCCGCCAGCTCCTCGCCGCGCCGCTctacctcccgcgccgcctcaccatcccggaCATCGCCGCGCACCGCTGGTCACGTGCCAACGCCGTAACCTCCGCGCTCCTCGCCCCTCTCCTCCTCGCAGCCGTCACCTGCCCACTCACGCCATCCTTCCTGCTCGGCGCTGCCCTCACCGGCGCCCTCCTGGCCATTGCAGCGGCCTCGACCACGGACGCCGTAGCACCCCCTCGCGGCCGGTACGCGCGCCTCCTATGGCTCGTGGGCGGGTTCCTCATGTCCGTCCTCTGGTCCTACGTCCTCGCCCGCGAGCTCGTGTCCCTGCTCGTGTCCACCGGCATCATCGCCGGCATTCCCGCCTCCGTGCTGGGTGTCACCGTGCTCGCGTGGGGCAACTCCCTCGGCGACCTGGTCTCGGACGTAGCCATGGCAACCCAAGAAGGCAAGGCGGGCGCGCAGACAGCGGTGGCGGGTTGCTACGCGGGGCCGGCGTTCAACATGGTGGTGGGGCTGGGACTGTCGATGGCGATCGCGGCGGCGGGGACGTACCCAGAGCCGTACGAGGTGCCGGTGCAGGCGTCGACGTACGTGACGGTGGGGTTCCTCGTGGCCGGGCTGGCGTGGGCGCTGGTGGTGCTGCCGGCGCGCGGGATGCGGCTGGACGCCGTGCTCGGGGCCGGGCTGCTCGCACTCTACCTCTGCTTCCTCGCCGTCAGGTTGGCCGACGCCGTTGGCGTCCTCAGCTTGAATTCGTTCTCTCTTGCCAAGGATACCGTAACGTGA